One window of the Dreissena polymorpha isolate Duluth1 chromosome 5, UMN_Dpol_1.0, whole genome shotgun sequence genome contains the following:
- the LOC127881389 gene encoding glycoprotein-N-acetylgalactosamine 3-beta-galactosyltransferase 1-like: protein MSHHSIPRLTQMNSVAIGDLETKLSSDLRSFLTYEYLEKIKAIVQSDEYTDAHLQNEDEEARRLEREVRVLCWIMTRPQNLDFKATAVRRTWARRCNKVLFISSVTNETFPTIGMDVPEGRDHLTGKAMKAFKYIYDHHMDDADWFMKADDDTYVILENLRYFLSGKNTNEPIYFGQHFTTLVKQGWFSGGAGYVLSKESLRRFGTQGSNVSVCRQEHGPEDVDVGKCMESLGVKVGKSTDKLGRNRFHCFAPETHLKGGYDDWYYKLDTNGAKKGRDSISNYAISFHYVSPEKMDALEFYIYHLRTYGLQSVYNRVNRR from the exons ATGAGTCATCACTCTATTCCTCGCCTCACCCAGATGAATTCCGTTGCGATCGGAGACCTGGAGACGAAGCTGAGTTCCGATTTGCGCAGCTTTCTGACATACGAGTACTTGGAGAAGATAAAGGCCATAGTGCAGTCCGACGAGTATACGGACGCGCATTTACAAAATG AGGACGAAGAAGCGCGACGACTGGAGAGGGAGGTACGCGTGCTGTGTTGGATCATGACCAGACCACAGAATCTTGACTTCAAGGCAACGGCCGTGCGCCGCACGTGGGCGAGGCGTTGTAACAAGGTTCTATTCATTAGCTCGGTGACCAACGAGACGTTTCCTACTATCGGCATGGACGTGCCGGAAGGTCGCGATCATCTCACAGGGAAAGCTATGAAAGCTTTTAAATACATATACGATCACCATATGGACGACGCAGATTGGTTTATGAAAGCTGACGACGATACTTACGTTATTCTTGAAAATCTACGATATTTCTTGTCAGGGAAAAATACAAACGAGCCCATTTACTTTGGCCAGCATTTTACAACGCTTGTGAAGCAGGGGTGGTTCAGCGGCGGGGCAGGCTACGTGCTGAGCAAAGAATCACTGCGCAGGTTTGGCACACAAGGTAGTAACGTATCCGTATGCAGGCAAGAACACGGTCCGGAGGATGTTGATGTGGGGAAATGTATGGAAAGTCTGGGCGTAAAAGTGGGAAAATCTACCGATAAACTAGGGCGAAATAGATTTCACTGCTTTGCTCCCGAAACACACCTCAAGGGCGGTTACGATGACTGGTACTACAAGTTAGATACAAACGGGGCAAAAAAG GGTCGCGATAGCATCAGCAACTATGCTATTTCCTTCCATTACGTGTCGCCGGAAAAAATGGACGCCCTGGAGTTCTACATCTACCATTTGAGGACGTACGGTCTACAGTCGGTCTACAATCGGGTAAACAGGAGGTGA